A region of Moorena producens PAL-8-15-08-1 DNA encodes the following proteins:
- a CDS encoding photosystem II protein Y, whose protein sequence is MDLRLLIVLLPLLLALGWVAYNIGAIALKQAQNYLNRSQ, encoded by the coding sequence GGATTTACGTCTATTAATAGTCTTATTGCCTTTACTCCTAGCACTAGGCTGGGTAGCTTACAATATTGGTGCGATCGCTCTCAAACAAGCTCAAAATTATTTGAATAGATCTCAATAA